The Hordeum vulgare subsp. vulgare chromosome 7H, MorexV3_pseudomolecules_assembly, whole genome shotgun sequence DNA window ccccgtcgcagcttgtccatcgagctcctctctaaaccaggcttatgggcctaaacttactgaaaattgaaactatattcgaaattgtggagaaaattcaatctgaattcaaagtgagttcactttgaattcaggttgaattttgtctacgatttctcatatagtttcaatttttttctattttcaaaattaattattttgactatccaaactattaacttattttgttatttttaattaaaaactatgtttattaaaaattctttttgcatatttgagaatttgacaaaactatgataatgaaaagtgtttgaaattgaataaataattcaaaactattttctattttcataattaataattttgactatccaaactattatctattttgttattttcaattaaaaactatgtttattaaaaattctttttgcatatttgagaatttgacaaaactatgataatgaaaagtgtttcaaattgaataaataatgcaaaactattttctattttcataattaataattttgactatccaaactattatctattttgttttttcaattaaaaactatgtttattaaaaattctttttgcatatttgagaatttgacaaaactatgataatgaaaagtgtttcaaattgaataaataatgcaaaactattttttattttcataattaataattttgactatccaaactattatctattttgttatcttcaattaaaaactatgttttttaaaaattatttttgcatatttgagaatttgacaaaactatgataatcaaaagtgtttcaaattgaataaataatgcaaaactattttttattttcataattaataattttgactatccaaactattatatattttgttattttcaattaaaaactatgtttattaaaaattctttttgcatatttgagaatttgacaaaactatgataatgaaaagtgtttcaaattgaataaacaattcaaaggcacatcacaaaatttcaacaatttctgacttcatttggtatatttcgtgcatttacttatttttttgagctagttgaccctgaaattgaaaagcactacaaatgaactctgaaaatgttgaaagttggcatgctatcatcatttcacccacataacatgtgttaaaaagttgagagggctacgacaaaaactggatgcagttcgtgtacaaaacggacaatctctctcgaagtagcagggtttcgaacgagaactcatctcttacaaagggatttcatttttttgaacttatttgaactccatactttttgtgtgttcaaaatgcaccattcaaaggcacatcacaaaatttcaacaatttctgacttcatttggtatatttcgtgcatttacttttttttttgagctagttgaccctgaaattgaaaagcactacaaatgaactctgaaaatgttgaaagttggcatgctatcatcatttcatccacatagaatgtgttaaaaagttgagagggctacgacaaaaactggatgcagttcgtgtacaaaacggacaatctctctcgaagtaggagggtttcgaacaagaactcatctcttacaaagggatttcatttatttgaacttatttgaactccatactttttgtgtgttcaaaatgcaccattcaaaggcacatcacaaaatttcaacaatttctgacttcatttggtatatttcgtgcatttactttttttttttgagctagttgaccctgaaattgaaaagcactacaaatgaactctgaaaatgttgaaagttggcatgctatcatcatttcacccacatagcatgtgttaaaaagttgagagggctatgacaaaaactggatgcagttcgtgtacaaaacggacaatctctctcgaagtaggagggtttcgaacgagaactcatctcttacaaagggatttcatttttttgaacttatttgaactccatactttttgtgtgtttaaaatgcaccatgcaaaggcacatcacaaaatgtacaatctctctcgaagtagaagcgacccccacaataagagacgacattcttcttctctcatatatgatggacactagctcacctgatttttcaaccgtcgatgatggtcgctactcctacttcccctagtgcataaccaatatctagcacaaggagaagaaggagaagcgacccccacaacaaaagtggttccgttgcacgccacgtggttccgctgcacgccacgtgggactaatggtctttcatttttaaatgactgttttaatcaaaaacagatctgttacaaaagggatttcattttttgaacttatttgaactgaagactttttgtatatatatgtggtcgaaatgcatgataccatgaagttagaaagggctaaaccattcaaaagtagcaaatgaagttagaaagggctaaaccattcaaatttggaaactataatggcacaaacagaaactagacgtatataaattggtccaagaagtacatgatactagtccaaacagtacataataatagctaccatagatatatatacaagtgttcgacgttcagaacactactcgtctgaatcatctaaatcagaatgtccaccttcctcgaggtgacgctggccatagtggacgactcgaatcttgcggtacaactcgtatgaaacgtatgcatcttttgctgcatactcaatgttgatatcatcaagtgggcccttctcccaaagtttgtgctgagactttaggaaagtggtcttcatatcagcatatgaatcgtcaATCAAGGCAActaccatatgagccatcgaagtcctatcatgtcgaagcctgaatatcgtttggagatcaacgaggcaaccagctggtatctcaataccgaagctgtgcctcatcttcagcttgtcgttccttatgtcaacggaagcaaaagtgatgccgctgcgaaggaagtccatgagttctggacaatgcttgtcactcttgcaacagaaacaaattaaaatggaacaaatgttgcatactgctgcaataaggaaacatgtttcactacaactaaagagaaaaatatctttaggattcaaatagaacatatgcaatggaacctagagagatcactgtagctatccaatggaacctagagagatcactagctatatgcaattttcatgactatgacatatcatattgctatccaatggaacctagagagatcactagctatattcaattttcataaccttggatcaaagaacaccgcataaaattgtatcactacaactatgatttcaatggaacatattgaaccaatcagatttttcagattgtggaacactattccaatcagattgtgttcccttcaactaatcaaaattgtttcactacaactatttgaagcgaaccaactatgattccaatggaacatattaaacactagttgattctaatacaatttttcagattatggaacactattccaatcagattgtgttccccttcaactaatcaaaattgtttcactacaactatttgaagggaaccaactatgattccaatggaacatattaaacactggttgattctaatacgatttttcagagtatggaacactattccaattagattgtgctccccttcaactaattaaaattgtttcactacaactatttgaagggaaccaactatgattccaatggaacatattaaacactagttgattctaatacgatttttcagattatggaacactattccaattagattgtgctccccttcaactaatcaaaattgtttcactacaactatttgaagggaaccaactatgattgaaacaaataaacttacaatgtcattatcttggatcaaagaaagcctcaaaacttacctcgcccattggaagatcaagacatggcgtgcgaagcatagttggatgacggcaacaccgcgttgatcggccgtgtactccagatcaagccccaagaacttctcatgatccactgcgttgtcaaaccatcgttccttcaactgttgaagaaaaaacagcacctccctgctcaggttcgtgtacacgacatggagcttggtcgtgccatgtgcgagcacctcatgaaagctagttggcatggtggaagaagagaagggaagaagagaggagaagaacagagagggagagcgagagagaagaagaaacagagaaatggcgactgtacgcttcggttcgtgcttttcatcgcccgaaacgacgcgggatgcaaaccgtttgggtctttagtcccgggttgagccaccaaccgggactaaagaggtataccaaccgtcgccaccactacggcaggccacgtgttagtcctttagtcccgggttgagccaccaaccgggactaaagggggatacgaacggttgccaccaccactgcccaccgcgtagccctttagtcccggtttgggacacgaaccgggactaaaggctccttacgggccgggactaaagcctcgagggaggcattgagaattggggcgacgtggccgggcctttagtcccggcccagaggcaggccgggactaaatggtcccggccaaaggcccgttttccactagtgacagGGAGATGGCACAGGGATAGAGcgggggccttgcccttgtttggaAAGCCGCTGGccatggtgctagggtttggtcgccaaggaggtggcgagatggggacgAGCGGATTTTGAAAGCATATGACGGAACCCaccgcacgctcggattaaaaaagaCCGACCGCGAACGCTGACGCGTGGGCCTGAGGATGGCGGCCGTCATAAGTAATGTTGACCGCCGTGGTTGGGGCGGACAAGGAAAGGGCGCGTGTCCGGTTCCCGTCCGCACTgacgcatttcagtcccaaatttaGGCCGGAAATGGATAGATACGGACGCGAAACGGACATAATTTGAAAATGAATCAACACTTTGGGTCATCTTTTTTATCCACGCCGACCCAAACGAACGGGGACGGACGAATTGAAGTTGCTCGCATGGAGCATTGGGGCTCGCAACTTCATGGTGCCCAACACGGCTCCACTCGCATGCTAGCCAGCGTTCCTGGTGAGCGTCCGCCTAACAGCAATGATCTGGTTGAGTATGGCATGGTTGTCTACAACAATTACAATAGACTGCTGAACTACAGCTTGGCCCAGGACAAAAGGTGACTGCAGGACGCGTCGATCATGCATGTCAACAAACATCCTGTTATGCTTGAACTACAGTGTACTGTGGTACCAGCAAGACTGTGAACGGCAACCTTGGAAGTGCGACAGCCTATGGCGAGTACCAGAACAATGGCATCGCATCTGCAGTGATGAGTGGCTCCTACTCAACGCGTTTCAACCTCTTTCCGAACTTTACTAGCCGTAGCACATAGGCTGATTACAACAAGTTTAGTCAGGCACGGCGTTGATCAGACAAATTATCAACCCTGTGGATGAATCAGCATAAGAAACAAGCACAAGAATGTGGAATTAGAATACGACCTTGAAATGAGTTCAGGTCGAATTTTGTTTGGTTTTGCTTGTAATGGATACCCTGATCTCTGTTTTTGTCCAATCTCGATTGAATGGTTCTGCAAAAATCGCACACCAAAATGTACAAAAAATGAATGCAATCTCCACGGCAAATGTCTGACGCAGAAGAACAATCTGAAAGCAACAAGCATGGACATCAAAAAATCCAGCCCAAAGATCAGTCCCAGGCCGAGATCATTCACCGAATGTAAACATCCAATCAAAGGAAAACACTATGTGCAAATAAACATAAGACTCAGAAATCAAGACAAACAACATCATCTCCATTGCAATTTTCAACCGGGTAATCAACAGCACGAGACTAACAGTACAGAACAAATCCTAATGACAACTCGAAGCACGACTAGACTAGACTAGCGGTAGCAGGGCAGAACGAATCCGTCGGCAGGCCCATTCAACAAGGAACCATGGCGGCAGGCGGGACGCGCAGGGGCAGAGAGCTCTAGGCGCGCTCCCCGCGGATGCGGCGGGCGAGCTGGATGTCCTTGGGCATGATGGTGACGCGCTTGGCGTGGATGGCGCAGAGGTTGGTGTCCTCGAACAGGCCCACCAGGTACGCCTCGGCGGCCTCCTGCAGGGCCGACACGGCGGAGCTCTGGAACCGGAGGTCCGTCTTGAAGTCCTGCGCGATCTCCCGCACCAGGCGCTGGAAGGGGAGCTTGCGGATGAGCAGCTCCGTGCTCTTCTGGTACTTGCGGATCTCGCGCAGCGCGACGGTGCCCGGGCGGAACCGGTGCGGCTTCTTCACGCCGCCGGTGGCAGGGGCCGACTTGCGCGCCGCCTTGGTCGCCAGCTGCTTCCGCGGCGCCTTGCCGCCCGTCGACTTGCGCGCCGTCTGCTTCGTGCGGGCCATCGGAGGTGGTGCGGGTCGCCGGAGGGGGCTGCAGTGGCGGCTTCTTGGGAAGGAGAGGCGACGGTGTGGCTGGCTGAGTTGTGAGGATTCGTGGGGAGCGGCGGGGAGTTTAAGTAGCAGAGGTGGCGGATTTGGGGATGGCGCGCGCGGGTGGGAGATTTGGAGCGGAAATTTTCGGGTTTGGGAAGGGCGCGCGCGGGCTGGGCGAGACGTTGGATCGCTGGGGGGTGGACGGTGCAGATATGCTTGTGCGGGTTGGCCACGGATTGTGCCGTGCGGGTTGGGTCACGGTGGACAGAAAAATCAGTCCAACGCATCGACTTAAACGGAAGCATGTTCGCTTTTTGTCCATCTGCCGATCCATTTTCATCCCATTTTTTAGCTTGATTTGCGTCGGCACGGACACGAGACGAACGCACGCATCACGTGCCAACTACTCCCCCTAGCCCGCTAGTCGGTGGTAAAGCCTCCACCATTTCCCTCCGCTTTCCCCAAAATCttccgggatcttgtattacggaacgaataaagagacttgccggtaacgagtaaatagacttgctggtaacgagattgaactaggtatgcagataccaacgaccgaatctcaggcaagtaacataccgatggacaaagaaaataatatacgggattgattgaatccttgacatcgtggttcgaccgataaagatcttcatagaatatataggagccaatatgggcatccaggtaccgctattggttattgatcggagagtggatcatgtctgcatagttctcgaactcgcagggtgtgcacacttaagtttcggtgACGACATAGAGATAGTTGAGTTATAGTGCtcatgaccgaaggttgttcggagtctcggatgagatcccggacgtcacgaggagctccggaatggttcagaggtaaatatttatatataagaAAGCGGTATTCGGGTTCCGGAATAGTTTCAGGGTTTACTGATATTGTACCGAGAGTATCGAAAGGGTTTcgcgggtccaccgggaggggcccatccATCCCGGGGGCCTCATGGGCCTGAGAGGTGGGCACCAACCCCTGATGGGATTAGGCAGTCGACCCCAAGAGGCCCATGCGCCCAAGGGTAGGTGGGAGGAAGTGCCtgggtggaggagtcctcctccctagtTTGGTCGAACCctctctccttggaggaggggccaaggataGCCCTACCTATCGCTTCCTcataaatagagagggagagggaggcagccAATACACAATTGATTGACGGCCCCCTACTTCTCTCTCTCGTAGTAATTCACCACCATAATGATCGcaacagtgcttggcgaagcccttctGAAAttgcaccaccacgccgtcgtgctgccggagtacTCAAtgtctacttcaccatcgctcgctggatcgaggaggtaaaGGCGTCATCGGGTTGtatatgtgctgaacgcggaggtgccgtccattcggcacttgattgggacggatcgcgattggatcgcgaagacgttcgactacatcatccgcgttatatacgtttccgcttagcgatctacaagggtatgtagatgcactcatccctctcgtagatgttagtctccatagattgatcttgatgagcgtagtattttttttgttttccatgcgacataCCCAACACGGACATGAACTTTGGACGACGGCATGGCCGCTATCTTAATCTATGGCCGCGAGCCATTTAAATGTATGCGCTGACATGAGATGTATCGCGAGCGTTGGACGTACTGCCGATCCAAATATTAAATAGGGCGGGCGACAAACGAACGGCCGATTCAAACGGACAAAAGACGAAAAAAACATTGTCCAAACTTTGGGTCGAcgggttggagttgctctaatctTCGTTGCCAGGAGAAGAGCGCGTGACCAGGTTCATCGCAACTTGGCAAGGCAGCCGGGAGCCGCCGACCCAGGGCATCTTCAAGTCATTCACATGATCACATCCATCTCAAACGCAGAGCCAAACGACCGACCAGTTGACCAGACCATGGACCGGCATCAGCTAATTTTCACGAGCATAATGCTACAGACAAGAAAGTGGACAGCTTGAGTGCAGTTTTGTTAGCGAGACGAAGATGCGTGCATGAAGATCTACATCGACCTCGATCGGTGCAGTTTACCTGCTCAACCCTGCTTAAATCTGAACAACTCCCAATCCAAACTGAAATAAAAAATCACAAGCAGTAAGGGCATGTCAGCAAGACAACGGGCACTGGCATTttagaaatatttttcagaggtaTACAGAGAGAGCACTGGTAGTAACCAGTAGTACGAGCATCATTCTACATGGCTAAATTCTCACAACCTGAGAACCGGCCAAATAGGAGTACATGATCTGGGGTGAATAAGAATATTACAAATCGCCAATCTACAAGTGTAGCGATCCCAGTTATTATATCCTCGGGTTCATGCATCAGCACGTTAACAACCTCTAACGAGCAACTCAGAAATATGGTACCTCATCCTGGAGATCCAGATCCGAAGTAGCCAAGTCCTAGGTTCCACGATGGCAATCTGACCACAAAAATGAGAGCCCCTGCTCATATTTCAAGTGCCATAAATCACAACAGATCATCAATCAAGCTCTCCGAGTCTGATCATCATTTCTCCATGGACCCGAGAGCTCCGATCACGGTCAGTCAATGCGCCGAGCTCCTGGGCTGGCTGAAGGATCCACCGGCGTAGAGCATCTGATACACCGGCCGGATCCTCACTGTCAGAACTATGCTCAGCAGCGTGCCCAGGCAGGCCATGCCAGACAGAATAAAGAACGTGAGCCTGAAACAATTGGGACCATGGCATGCGACGTCGAAGTCCGTTGTCGTGGCGTGCTGCTTTTCCACCTCGAGATCGTAAAAGTATCCCGCGAGACTGTTGAATAGGAGCGCGCCAAGTGGGTTCCCCAGCGAGATGAAGTTGTAGATCTTCCCAAAGTGCTTCAACCCGAACAGCTCCGATGATGCTGAGATCATCACCGAGAACTGGATACCGTAGCATATGCCAAGTAAGGCAACGGCGACGTAAAGCGTTGAGTGGAGACCCAATGCAAAGAGCAGGTATGTGAATATCATCACTACTTGGGTGCATATGATCAATGCGGTCCGTGGAATCGTCCATGACCTGCAAAACAAGCACGGCGGTCATACCAAAATTGAAAATGTAAAACAAGGTATATCAACCATGCACCCACACAATATTTTCGTGGACTGCAAACTGGTATAAAGTTGGGACTGGAGAAAACAGTCCCAGCCCCAAACAGGAGCGAATATTGTCAACACATTATCTATTGATTTATCTGAAACTGGGGCAACAGTTGATTCCCAAACTAGAATGGCAAAAAACATTAGCTAAGAAAGGTTTACCTAGTTAACCCGGTACTATACTACAGTACGTCGAAATCTCTACAGGACTGACAAAACTCTTATAGAATTGGCAAAACAGCTATGTAAGCCAGCTGGTGGATGAAAACCATCTTATTAAATTACTCATTCGAAAAATAAATGCAATCCAGTAAAACAAGAGACTCCATTACCTGACAAGATACTCAGAAACAGCACCACCTCCCAACCGGCCAAAAAAGTTGCAGAAACTGAACAGAGAGAGTGATATAGTGGTGTCCACAGCACCAGCTGCAATTCCAACTTGTGCTAGATTGTTAAGGACCATGACTCCAGATCCAACACCGATGAAATATACTGCAAAGAGAAGCCAGAAATCTGCCTTGAGCAGTGCTTCACGAAATCTGAAGTCCTCTCCTCTTTTTGGTCTTCTTCTCGTCTGCTTTACAGCCCCTTCACCCTCCGCATAGAGAATGTCAATATCGAAGGAATCATCATTGTCTAGATCAGTAAGGTTTGATCCGGAGGCAGAAGGTGGAAGAAATGGTTCTGTATGATCACTATCAGCGCCGGAAGAGTCCAACAGGCCTTTTCTTCGGTTACTTGGAAACAATGTCATTTTCAAGGGTATTGCAACCGGCGCAAAGAGGAGAAGCACCATAATAACAACCAGAGAATAGTTCACTGCATCGCTAAGTGTTACGGCATGATCCAGTATTGTGGCCCCAAGAAGATAAACCCCAAGAACAATGCTCCCGATTTGTGTGAAGAGGAAGTGAACTTGCTCTGAAGAATTCGGCACCAGGGAGGGTTGACAGGGTTGAACAAAGTACATTGTCAGAAGGCACACGGCAGGAACTCCGAGagcaagcagaagcagaaggctcgCGGCCGAATCGTGAAGTATGCCGGTGTAAATTTCGGTGTAGACGGCAGCGCTTAGACCGGCGTAGCCTTTAAGGATGCCGGCAACGGCACCCCTGCTGAGTGGGAAGTTCCTCATGTTGGTCACCAAAACGGCCGTCCCCAACCACGCGCCACTGTTTGCAGCAAGGCACAATGCCAACCATACCTGTAATACAATACATGAGAAAGGTTACCAGTCAACTCACAGTATATATACTACACTAACCAAAGTAAAGTTTGCTACTAAAGGcaaaatatataaata harbors:
- the LOC123409946 gene encoding protein NUCLEAR FUSION DEFECTIVE 4-like; translated protein: MRGPGAVKAGSRPPWLGLGAAVWVQVAGGASSTFALYSHALKLALGVDQRRLALLAVACDVGENLGLLPGVLCNRLHPALLLLVGAAACVLGYGTTWLAVSAAAPPLPYWLVWLALCLAANSGAWLGTAVLVTNMRNFPLSRGAVAGILKGYAGLSAAVYTEIYTGILHDSAASLLLLLALGVPAVCLLTMYFVQPCQPSLVPNSSEQVHFLFTQIGSIVLGVYLLGATILDHAVTLSDAVNYSLVVIMVLLLFAPVAIPLKMTLFPSNRRKGLLDSSGADSDHTEPFLPPSASGSNLTDLDNDDSFDIDILYAEGEGAVKQTRRRPKRGEDFRFREALLKADFWLLFAVYFIGVGSGVMVLNNLAQVGIAAGAVDTTISLSLFSFCNFFGRLGGGAVSEYLVRSWTIPRTALIICTQVVMIFTYLLFALGLHSTLYVAVALLGICYGIQFSVMISASSELFGLKHFGKIYNFISLGNPLGALLFNSLAGYFYDLEVEKQHATTTDFDVACHGPNCFRLTFFILSGMACLGTLLSIVLTVRIRPVYQMLYAGGSFSQPRSSAH
- the LOC123407571 gene encoding histone H3.2 codes for the protein MARTKQTARKSTGGKAPRKQLATKAARKSAPATGGVKKPHRFRPGTVALREIRKYQKSTELLIRKLPFQRLVREIAQDFKTDLRFQSSAVSALQEAAEAYLVGLFEDTNLCAIHAKRVTIMPKDIQLARRIRGERA